DNA from Thioclava sp. GXIMD2076:
GGCAGTATTCGTGCAACTGCATCCTGAATTATCTCTATGGCGAGCTGGAAGGTCAGCGCACCGGTAATTTCACCGGTCCGGTCACCTTCGGCGAGATCGCTTATATTCTTCTCAACCAGACGCTGGTGCGGATGGATATCTCGGATACGGACGCGGCTTGAGCCGCGCCTGACCGGCAGAAGCCACAATGCAAAAGGCCCGCCGTAATGGCGGGCCTTTCTGTGTATCGCACGGCAGATCAGGCCTGTTCGGGCAGGTTGAACTGGTAGGAGGCGGGGATGAACTCGTATCCCTCGTCTTTTGCGCGCAGGAAGCCCAGACCCGGGAAGGGCATGTGGTAGCCGATAAACGGCACACGCGCATCGGCGACGCGCTTCAGGATGCGATCACGCGTTTCCTTGGCCTTCTCCTTGTCCATATCGAAGCGCACTTCCCAATCGGGGCGCTGCAGCGACCAAACATAGTGATTGGCGGTATCGGCGGTCAGGGCAAATTCCTGCGCGCCGCTGGTGATCCAGAAGGCCAGCATGCCGGGCGTATGGCCATAGGCTTCCATCGCCTTGATGCCGGGCACGACCTCGTCATCGGGACCGATGAAGCTGAACTTGTCTTCCAGTGGGCGGACCTTTGCCTCGAAGGTCTCGTTCTTGGCCTGTGACCAGTAATCCCATTCGACCTGACCGGTAATATAGGCGGCATTGGGGAAGGTCGGGCCACTCTCGCCCATCAGACCCCCGATATGGTCGCCATGCATATGGGTGATGACCACATGGGTGATCGCCGAGGCGTCGAGCCCCGCGGCTTCCAATGCGGCGAGAATGCCATCGGAGTTCAGGCCGGTGTCGAACAGGATTTTCGCGTCGGCGGTTTCGATCAGAACGGGCGTGAACCCGTTCAGCGAGCGGTCGGCGGGGATGAAATTGGCCTCGGACAGGGCGGTGAACTCGCCATCCGACGCA
Protein-coding regions in this window:
- a CDS encoding MBL fold metallo-hydrolase: MTTHMTRRNALLSAVAAPVAGAALAAATAATAQENEPSMPKSTPAIPPYRRFTLGDMTVTTLLAGTMPMADPHGTFGLNASDGEFTALSEANFIPADRSLNGFTPVLIETADAKILFDTGLNSDGILAALEAAGLDASAITHVVITHMHGDHIGGLMGESGPTFPNAAYITGQVEWDYWSQAKNETFEAKVRPLEDKFSFIGPDDEVVPGIKAMEAYGHTPGMLAFWITSGAQEFALTADTANHYVWSLQRPDWEVRFDMDKEKAKETRDRILKRVADARVPFIGYHMPFPGLGFLRAKDEGYEFIPASYQFNLPEQA